A region of the Paenibacillus sp. J23TS9 genome:
CGCGGATCTGAAGCTGCTTAAGCTGCTGAAGCAAAAGGAAATGCTATTCGACCTAGCCGGTTATGCTGGCTGGAATACAAGCTCGAATACACTTGGAACCGTCATCGCCCAATCGATGCTGTATCTGCATTACGGGCGGACTTCGCAGCATCTGGATTTTTTGGCGCTGCGCTATGCGGAAGATCTCTGCTATTGTTCCGTTGTAAGGATGGGGCTGAACCAGGGTGAAGTCGAAGCGATGGGGCTAAGTAAATTCGAGCTGGATGGTCAGAGAGGCGAGGTTTCCCGGATGGTGCGGAAGCGGCTTGTTCAAGAGCTGGAGGAACGAATTAATGGAGAAAAAGGCCGCGTTGAGATCACGGATTGCTATATGCCATGGAACCGGACCTTTGAAGTAGGCCTCAGCGTACGCTATCATCTCTGCGAACAATAGCTGACATATGACATACTTTCCCAGAGAAGGACTTATACATCCGAAATAAAGAAAAAAGAGCCGGCAGCGCTCCCTGACAGGGGCTTGTCCGGCTCTTTTTTATGGTTATCAATCGAATCAATTTCATAATACCTTACGCTGCTTCAATCAAGGCCATATAAAGATCCAATTTATTGGTCTATATATAGTTTCAATTTTATCGTTTTAGTGAGTTATGAAATGGATTCAATCAGGAATCTTTTCGACGAGCTCGTCGTCTTTATCGTTAGAGAGTCCCAGCACCTCGATCAGTTTGAAGAACAGGCTGAGTACAATACCTACAATCGTAGCCAGTGCCATGCCTTTCAAATGAACATTGCCAATATCCAGCTGTACGCCGCTGATGCCGACTACAAGCACGAGCGTGGCAAGCAGCATGTTGGTTGGCTTGGAGAAATCAACCTTTTGCTCAACGAAGATCCGCAGACCTGAAGCCGCAATGACGCCGAACAGAAGCAATGACACGCCGCCCATGACAGGTACAGGAATGTTGGAAATGATAGAGGAGAAAGTTCCTGAGAAAGAAAGTAGTATTGCAATGATTGCGGCACCACCAATGACAAACACGGAGTAAACCTTGGTTAATGCCATAACACCGATATTTTCCCCATAGGTCGTATTGGGAGTGGAGCCCACGAATCCGGAAATAATGGTGGAAATACCGTTACCCAGAAGGGATCGGTTAAGTCCGGGATCTTTGGACAAGTCTTTACCAACGATATTACTGGTCACAAGCAGGTGTCCGATGTGTTCAACGATAACGACAAGGGATACGGGAATGATAGTGAGAATTGCCGTCATATCAAAAACAGGGGTCGTTAAGGTAGGGGCGGAGAAGAAATGAGCGTCTGCAATAGCTCCCTTGTTAATCATGCCAGGCATAAAGTAAGCCATAACATACCCAGTTACAATACCAATCAGAATGTGGATGATTTTAGGGAAACCGCGGAACAGTACAGCTCCGATGACGGTAACGCCAAGTGTCGTCATGGAGAGGATGACAGCATTTGGGTTGAACCAATCCGCCGATGCACCACCCTGTGGAATAATTCCAGCCATACCGGCTGCGGTTGGAACGAGTTCAAGGCCGATAGTAGCAACAATGGCACCCATGGCAGCTGGAGGGAAAACGACATCAATCCAGCGTGTTCCGGCATACTGTACAATAAGTCCGACAGCGACAAAGATGACACCGGTTACGATAAAGGCACCGAGAGCTAGCGGATAATTGTCCGTATTATCTAACAAGACGGATTGTACCGGAGCAATAAAGGCGAAGCTTGAACCGAGGTATGCGGGGATTTTTCCGCGGCAGATCAAAATGTAAAGCAGGGTTCCGATTCCGTTCATTAGCAAAATCATACCAGGGTCTACATGAAACAGGTTTGGTACGAGCACCGTACTGCCGAACATGGCGAACAGGTGCTGCAGGCTGAGAAGGAATCCCGGACCCAAGGGAAGCCTTTCATTAACTTGAATTTCGCGTTGCAATAAGCTCACTCCCAATAAAAGATTTCGTATCTCGAATTGCATTCAATCTAGATTAGCCAGAAAACCGACATTTTTCAATCATTTTTTTATCAAAAAATGAGGAAATGCCAAAAAATGAAGTTTGTTGCCCCAGCGCTTCCTGTTCCTGGCAAGAAATATTGACGTAGAGCCTTCCAAGCGTCATAATTATATAAAATCTTGTTTGAACCGGGAACCTGCTAAAGATGAAACGTCAGCGGGTTCTATTTCATATAGAAGGGAAACGGAAACGACTAGAATGGGCATAGAGCGATTACTTGAAAAGGCTGGAGCCTATATAAAAGATCCAGATTTGGACCGCATTCGGGAAGCCTATAATTTCGCAGATCAAGCCCATCATGGCCAGGTCCGCAAATCCGGCGAACCCTATATTCTGCATCCGCTTGCGGTTGCAGATATTGTCGTGAACCTGATGATGGATACAACCTCCATTGTCGCCGCGCTGCTGCATGATGTCGTTGAGGATACAACCGTATCGCTGGAAGAGATCCGCGACAAGTTCGGCAATGCCTGTGCAATGTTGGTTGATGGGCTGACCAAGCTGGAGCGTATCCAATTCCGTTCCAAGGAAGAACAGCAGAATGAGAATTATCGCAAGATGTTCATCGCTATGGCGCAGGACATCCGCGTAATTGTGATCAAACTGGCCGACCGGCTCCATAATATGCGCACACTGAAATACCAATCAGAAGAAAGCCAGCGGCGAATTGCTTACGAGACGCTGGAGATTTTCTGTCCGATCGCAGATCGTCTTGGTATTTCGGCAATTAAGAGCGAAATGGAAGATCTTTCGCTTCGATATTTGAATCCACAGCAGTATTACCGTATCGCCAATTTGATTCATAAAAAGCGCGCTGAACGCGAACAGTTTGTTGACACCGTGATTTCCCGCATCAGTGAAAAGCTGGATGAAATGGGGATCGAGGGGGATTTGTCAGGCAGACCAAAGCATATTTACAGCGTTTTTAATAAAATGACGACGAAGAACAAGCAGTTCAATGAGATTTATGATTTGATTGCTATCCGTATTATTGTGGACAATATCAAAGACTGCTATGCCACATTGGGTATTATCCATACCTTGTGGAAACCGATGCCTGGACGGTTTAAAGATTATATAGCTATGCCAAAAGCAAACATGTATCAATCGCTGCATACAACGGTGGTAGGTCCGAACGGGGAACCAACAGAAGTACAGATCCGTACCACGGAAATGCACCGCACCGCTGAATACGGTATCGCGGCGCACTGGGCATACAAGGAAGGCACATCACCAGGGGGCAACTTCGAGAATAAAATGACATTTTTCCGGGAGATTCTGGAGCTTCAGCATGAAGCGAAGGACGCATCCGAGTTTGTGGAATCCCTCAAGATGGACTTCTTCTCGGACCTCGTATTTGTCTTTACTCCGAAGGGGGAAGTCGTTGAGCTGCCTTCGGGCTCTGTGCCGCTGGATTTTGCCTACCGGATTCATACGGAAGTCGGCAACCGAACCATCGGCGCCAAGGTTAACGGACGGATCGTGCCGCTGGATCACCGCCTGAAAACAGGCGATATCGTGGAAATCCTGACCTCAAAGCATTCTTATGGACCTAGTGGAGACTGGCTGAAAATTGCCCAATCCTCTCACGCGCGGAGCAAAATCAAGCAGTGGTTCAAGAAGGAAAAACGCGAAGAGAATGTGGAAAAAGGCCGCGATATGGTTGAACGCGAGCTGAAGAACCGCGGACTGGATCCTTCCGAGTGGACAACGGATGATAAACTGCTGGAGGTAGCCAAGAAATTTGCCTTTAATGATATCGAAGATATGCTTTCAGGCATTGGCTTCGGCGGCATTACGGCAGCCCAGATCTGCACACGTCTGACCGAGCGTCTCCGCAAAGAGCAGGAAGAAGCAAGTCTGCTGGAACTGACTTCCGAGAAGAAGGAGATCAAGGTTCCTACGGAGAAAAGATCGCGTCCGACCAATGGTGTTCGTGTAAAGGGAATCGACAACCTGCTTGTCCGCTTTGCCCGCTGCTGTAATCCGGTGCCAGGAGACGATATCGTAGGATATGTAACCCGCGGACGTGGTGTATCTGTTCATCGGGCGGATTGCCCGAACCTCCCAACCACGGATGATGGGGAGGAAGCAGCACGCGTGATAGAAGTGGAATGGGAAACGGAAATCGAAGCAAATTACAGTGTGGATATTGAGATTACAGGACATGACCGCAACGGCTTACTGAACGAGGTTCTCCAGGCCGTATCGGAAAGCAAGACGAATATTTCTGCCGTTACCGGACGATCGGATAAAAACAAAATGGCGCTGATACACATGACGATTTTGATCCGCAATACCGATCATTTGCATTCCGTCGTAGAGCGGATCAAGCGTGTGAAAGATGTCTATACGGTGCACCGGATTATTCAATAATTCAGGTTGATTAAAGGAGCATAGTACACCCGCATGAGAGTTGTTGTTCAACGCTGCAAGGAAGCACAAGTTACGGTTAACGGGGAAATCACTGGACAAATCAGCCAGGGATTGATGGTGCTTGTAGGGGTTACCCATGAAGACACGGACAAAGATGCGCAGTATTTGGCTGACAAGGTTGCCGGTTTGCGTATTTTCGAGGATGAGGAAGGCAAAATGAACTTCAGCGTAACGGATGTGGGCGGTAGCGTCCTGTCCGTCTCGCAGTTTACATTGTACGGCGACTGCCGCAAAGGAAAGCGTCCCAACTTTATGGGAGCCGCCAAACCCGACGCGGCGCTTGAACTTTATGAACGTTTTAATCGTGAGCTGGCTGCAAAGGGTTTGGAGGTAGCGACCGGACGATTTGGAGAAATGATGGATGTGACCTTTACCAATTGGGGCCCGGTTACACTGATCATTGACAGCAAAACAACGGCATAGAAAAGCGTTTTGGAGGGAATGCTGATCATAGAACATCAGCCTTTTATCCAAAGGAGTCGTCATTTTATGCGTCAATCTTCCCATGCATTTACATTGAAATTGATGCCGCTGATCCCGCTTGAATCCGTTAAGGAAGCAGTCAAGCTGGAACGGGCAGGCGAAATTCCTTTTCCACTCTGGAATGGTTACAGCAAGGGGAAAGGATCATCACCGTACCAATTACGTTAAGCGCTGCTGGTACGAATTTAAAGAGTCAGGTTTCCTTTGTGGAGAGCCTGACTCTTTTTTTAATGTAATCACTTCAAACATGGGTCCGTGTGTTATAAAGCATTCGTATTAGGGTAATAACAAAGCGTGGACAACAACCTGAAAGGAGATCGAAATCCATGAGTAAAGTTGCTTTTTTACTGGCTAACGCGTTTGAAGATTCAGAAATGAAGGTACCTTATGATGAAGTGAACAAAGCAGGTCATGAAACGGATATTATCGGACTCCAGAAGGGTGAAACATTGAAGGGGAAAAACGGTAAAGCTACCTACACGGCTGAAAAATCCATTTCCGAGGTTCATGCGGCTGACTATGATGCAGTCGTCATTCCGGGTGGTTCTTCTCCGGAGAATCTGCGTCTGGATCCTGACATACTGAAATTTGTAAAAGAAATGAACGGCTCGAAGAAGCCCATAGCAGCCATCTGCCATGGCCCGCAAATTCTTGCGAGCGCCGATCTGTTAAAAGACCGTACAATTACCTCTTATCCGCCGCTTCAAGATGATATGGTCAATGCAGGCGCGGAATTTAAAGATGAAGAGGTTGTCGTGGACGGTAACTACATTACTTCTCGTACTCCTAAAGACGAACCGGCCTTTGTCCGGGAACTGCTGAAAGTGCTGTAATCCATCAAATAGGAGTGCTTTGAAGCTTGGCCTATGATTCATTATGTTAAAAAGGATTTGCGAGAATCCTAAAAATGAGGAGGTAATGATCATGACGAAGCAAATACAAGCTTACTTCAAGAATGAGGATGACGCGGAGAGCGCAAAAACCAAATTGATCGGAACACATACCGAACATTTGGAAGTCAGCCGCCTAGGTACGACACTCGACGGAAACAGACATATCCTACTGCCGATCGCGCCAGTGAGCATGGCGGGGAATATGAATACCGGCGGTGCTTCAGCTGCGGTTGGGGTACCTGGTGTAGGTTATAGCGCTCCGGTAGTGCCTGTTGTGGATGATGAGAATGATATCTACCGTCAGAGCGAGGATACGCCTCCCGAGGAGCGTGAAACGCGCAGGGATATTGATCAGGATGAACCCGTGCTTGGCTTTGCTGACCTGAATGCGGATAATTATGATGACCTGGATTATGTTCTATCCTGTAAGGTAAGTGATGAAGATTATGCGGAAGTTCTCAATAAGCTGCGCAACAATGGCGGTTATGTTGAAATCTTCGACTAAAGAAGACAGCTCTCCAAACCCGTATTCATTGCGGGATGGAGAGCTATTTTGGATCATATATAAAGCGCTTTCCCGTTTGTAATATAACTGTAATATTAGATTCATACTCCCTTAATATAGCCTGTTTATAATAACAAGCATGACCCCCTTTTTTAATATATAACCTTTGGACCTACAATACGGATTGTAGGTTTTTCTTTTGTTTGCCACTTGACTTTAGTGCAGCGGTTCATTACAATCTAAAAATAATCTAAATTTGATTCAATGACGGGACCAAGTAGTTCGCGCCCCACCATGCAGAGAGGAATCCCTTAGGCTGGAAGGATTCTATGGATGACCGAATGAATGACTTCCCCGAGAACAGACGGCGAAAGTTTGGAAGCTCCTTTATTTAGGAATTTCCCTGCGAGTAGACGCACTGCGCGGAACGGGCGTTAATCGTTATGAAGCGGATACACATGAATTTATGGTGTCCGGAATGTGGGTGGCACCACGGGTGATTGATAAATAACAATCTCTCGTCCCTGTTTGCTTTTTAAAGCAGCGGGACGGGGGATTTTTTGTTATATCCTTATACAAACCTATGCTTTGATGAGTGAGGATTGGAATACAGAAAAAGATCAATTTGAATGGGGGTAGAACAAACCATGGCTTACCAAAAACCGACAGGTACGCAGGATTTTTTGCCGGGTGTGGTTGAAAAATGGCAGTTTGTCGAAGAGAAAGCAAGAGACTTATGCCGGCGTTTTAATTACCGGGAAATCCGCACCCCTTTGTTTGAGCAAACGGAGTTGTTTGAACGGGGCGTTGGAGAGACGACGGATATCGTCGAAAAGGAAATGTATTCGTTTAAAGATAAAGGCGATCGCAGTATGACGCTTCGTCCGGAAGGCACGGCAGGGGTTGTCCGCTCTTATGTGGAGAACAAGCTGTATGGGGAGCCGGATGTGAGCAAGCTGTACTACATCGGTCCAATGTTCCGTTATGAGCGTCCGCAAGCGGGTCGTTACCGTCAGTTTCATCAATTCGGTGTTGAGGCTTTCGGAGCGGTTGATCCAGCCATTGATGCGGAAGTGGTATCTCTCGGTTATCAGTTCTGCAAGGAACTGGGACTGCAGGGAGTCAAAGTGGAGATTAACTCCGTTGGCAATCCTGAAAGCCGCGCGGCTTATCGTGAAAGGCTGCTGGAATTTCTCACACCGATGAAAGACAGTCTGTGCAAGGACTGCCAGTCCCGGATGGACCGCAACCCGATGCGGGTGCTGGATTGCAAGGTGGACCAGGACAAGTTCACGAATGCGCCTTCGATTTTGGACAGTCTGGATGAGGAATGCACAAATCACTTCGAGCAAGTGAAACAGTACCTAACGGCTATGGAAGTTGAATTCGTCGTGAATCACCGGCTGGTTCGAGGTCTCGATTATTACACGCACACGGCCTTTGAGTATAAGGCTCAAGGAATCGGTGCTATCGACACCATCGGCGGCGGTGGACGTTACAACGGTTTAGTCAGCGAAATCGGCGGACCGGAGCAGCCGGGGATCGGGTTGGGCCTTGGACTGGAACGTATTCTGTTGATTCTGGATAAACAGGAAATCGATCTGAATGCGATCAAAGCGCTTGATGTGTATTTTGTTGCTTTGGGCGAAGCCGCTGACCGTGAGATTACGAAACAGCTGTACCTTGTGCGTAAAGAAGGATTGTCGGCTGAACGCGATTATCTGGGCAGAAAAATGAAAGCCCAAATGAAGTCCGCTGACCGCTTCCATGCCAAAGTGACGGCGATCTTGGGAGACGATGAACTGGAGCGGGGCGAAATTGCGCTGAAGTCGATGGCTACAGGCGAGCAGCAGACGGTTAAGCTGAGTGAGCTTCTTATGAAATTAAGGGAATTCGCCGAAAAGGCTGAATAATAGAAAAGGGGTATGAGAAACATGCTTAGGACTCATCAATGCGGAAGCCTGACAACAGGCCATATTGGAGAAACCGTTACACTGAACGGCTGGGTACAAACCCGCCGTGATCTTGGAGGCGTGCTGTTTATTGATCTGCGTGACCGCAGTGGTATCGTGCAAGTCGTGTTCAATCCTGCTTACTCGGGGGATGCATTGGCTGTAGCTGACAAAGTGCGTAGTGAGTATGTGCTGGCGGTTTCCGGTAAAGTCGTTCAACGCGATCAGGAAACGATCAACCCTAACCTTGCGACAGGTGAAATCGAAGTTCACATTACCGAAATTGAGGTACTGAACGCGGCTAAAACACCTCCGTTTTTCGTTGAAGACGGTGTTGAGGTCGATGAATCGCTGCGTTTGAAATACAGATATCTGGATCTCCGTCGTCCGGAAATGCAAAAAACGCTGATGTTGCGCTCAAAAGCATCCAAAATATTCCGTGATTTCCTGGACGAAAACGGGTTTATCGATGTTGAAACTCCGATTCTGACCAAGAGCTCACCTGAAGGCGCCCGTGATTACCTGGTACCTAGCCGTGTGCATTCAGGCGAATTTTTCGCACTGCCGCAGTCGCCGCAAATTTACAAACAGCTGCTGATGGTCAGTGGTCTGGAGCGTTATTATCAAATCGCCCGCTGCTTCCGGGACGAAGATCTTCGTGCTGACCGTCAGCCTGAATTTACCCAAGTCGACATCGAGACCTCATTCCTCGACCGTGATACGCTCCTGAATATGATGGAGCAGCTGATGGTGAAATTGTTCAAGGAAACGATCGGCGTGGAGCTGGCATTGCCGTTCCAACGCATCACATATGACGAAGCAATGGGTAAATACGGCTCTGACAAGCCTGATCTGCGTTTTGGTCTTGAGCTGGTAGAAATGAACGATATCGTAGCCAGCAGCGGCGTCAAAGTATTCGCTTCCGTGATTGAAAAAGGCGGAGAAGTGAAGTGTTTGAATGCGAAAGGCTGCGGCACTTGGAGCCGTAAGGACATTGATGATCTTGGACCTTATGCTGCTAGGTACGGCGCGAAAGGTCTGGCTTGGATTCAAGTGAAGGACGGCGAATTCAAGGGGCCAATCGTGAAGTTCTTTACCGAACAGGAAATCGAAGCTGTAAGAGAACGTACAGGTGCCGAAGACGGCGACTTGCTCTTGTTCTCTGCTGACAATAAAAAGGTTGTTGCCGATGTACTGGGCGCACTTCGCCTGAAAATCGGACGTCAGCTCGGCCTGATCGATGACAAAGTATATAAATTCGCGTGGGTTACCGACTTCCCGCTGCTCAGCTATGATGAGGATGCGAAGCGCTATGTGGCAGAACATCATCCGTTCACCCGTCCAAACGATGAGGATCTGGAGTTGTTCGACACCGATCCGCTTAAAGTACGTGCACAAGCATATGACATCGTACTGAATGGTTATGAAGTAGGCGGCGGTTCGATGCGTATTTACAAGCGCGATATTCAGGAGAAAATGTTCGATGCCTTGGGTCTGTCTCCAGAAGTTGCACGTGAGAAATTCGGCTATCTGCTGGATGCGTTTGAATATGGCACGCCACCGCATGGCGGCATTGCCTTTGGTCTTGACCGCCTTATCATGCTTCTGGCAGGTCGCACCAACCTGCGCGAGACCATCGCATTCCCGAAAACGGCAAGCGCCACGGATCTGCTGATGGACGCACCGTCGACGGTGGATTCTTCGCAGCTTGATCAGCTTCATATCAAACTGGCGAAAAAACCTGAAGACAAAAAAGTTAATGCCTAAAATAGAGGGAGGCCTCCATACACTATGCTCAACCAATTTTCCCGTACAGAACTAGCTATAGGGCCGGAAGGTCTGGAAGCTATGAAAAATAGCACAGTGGCTGTGCTCGGTATCGGCGGTGTGGGCTCCATTGCGGTGGAGGCCCTTGCCCGCACGGGCGTTGGGAAGCTGATTCTGATTGACAAGGATGTAGTGGATATTACCAACATCAACCGTCAAATTCATGCTCTTACCACAACCGTTGGCCAAAAAAAAGCCGATCTGATGGTAGAGCGTGTTAAGCTGATCAACCCCGAATGCGAGGCAATCGCATTGAATATGTTTTATACCGAAGAAACCTGCGAAGAGCTCTTTAAATTTGATCTGGATTATGTGCTGGATGCGTCCGATACGGTTTCTTACAAAATCCATCTGATTAAAGAATGCCTGAAACGCAAAATCCCGCTGATTTCCAGCATGGGCGCTGCCAATAAGATGGATCCAAGCCGATTCCAGGTAGCTGATATTTCCAAGACGACGGTCGACCCGATTGCACGGGTGATCCGCACCAAGCTTCGCAAGGATGGCATCAAAAAAGGCGTGAAAGTCGTATTCTCGACCGAAGAGCCTATGAAGCCGCGCGTGGATGTAACGGAAAAAATCGTACCCGAAAACGCTCCAGCCATCCGTAAAGCCAAGCAGCCTCCTGCCAGTAATGCTTACGTTCCTCCTGTTGCAGGACTGATCATGGTTAGCGTAGCCGTCAAGGATTTGCTGAAGAAAGCTGGGATTGAAGTATAAAGAGAGCATTATCGCATTTTAAAATGTGGTACAATCATATGGCGTGAATGGCCGTATATAACGGCGGTCACGCCTTTTTGTTTCGACTTGGGGTAAGATATAAGCGTTTTGTTAGAATGCTTGGTGGTAAAAGGAAAGAGGAGGATCTGTTTGAAATCTGGATTTTGGCAGAAAAGTCTCGGTTTAAGACCGGGAGACAACTGGAAGAAAGAGCTCATTGCCGGGGCGGTATCTTATTTTTCAGTCGTATACATTGTTATGGTAAACGCAAACATCCTGCATGATGCGGGAATGCCACTGAAAGCAGCAATGATCGGCACCATTTTGACCTCGATCGCAGGATGTTTGCTCATGGCATTTGGCGGTAAATCGCCGATTGTGGTTGTACCGGGCATGGGAATTAACGCATTCTTCACCTATACGCTGGTTCATTCCATGAAACTGGGCTGGGAGGAAGCCCTGATGGTCGTGGCCGTGACGGGTGTTCTGTTCACAATAGTGACCTTTACCTCGTTGTACCGGATTATCAGCGAAGCGATACCGCAAAATCTTCAGCATGGGATCACTGTCGGGATCGGTTTGTTTTTGACCTTTATTGGCCTGCAAAAGAGTGAAATTGTGATTGCGCATCAGACAACGTTTGTGACGATTGGCCATTTTAGTGATCCTTCGGTCATCGTAGCCTGCATTACCCTGCTGCTTGCTTTGGTTCTCTTTATTCGCGGTATTCAGGGGGGACTTCTGATCAGTATCCTTGCGGGTACGGGGCTGGCTTACCTGCTCGGAGCTGTCAAGCCGGCACAGCAGATGGAGTCCGGTCATATCTTCAAACAGTATGGTGCAATATTCGGGCATTTGTCGTGGTCGGGTATCGGCAGCCTGGTGTTCTGGATCGCGGTATTTCTGCTGCTGCTAATCGTTGTGTTTGAGAACATCGGATTGATCGCGGCGCAGACCCGGATGATTGAACGTCCGGAGAATTTCAAGGGAAGCCTGCGGGCATTATCGCTGACGAATATTTTTGCCGGCATTTTCGGCAGCAGTCCAGTCGTGGCTGCGGCGGAGACAACGGCGGGCATTGCGGCTGGCGGACGAACCGGTCTGACTTCACTCGTATCTGCTGTTCTATTCGGAGCTACGTTCTTTTTCATCCCGCTGCTCGCTTATATCCCTGACAGCGCAATTGCTCCGATACTGATTGTGATTGGCGGATTGATGGTTCAGAACGTCAAGGAAATGGATTTTGGCGATCTCACGGAAGCTTTTCCGGCATTTCTGATCATGGTCATGATTCCTTTCACATACAGTATTGTGGATGGCATGGCTTTCGGATTTATTGCTTATCCGGTTGTAAAGCTTGCCCGGGGAAAAGGTAGAGATGTTTCTCCTGTGCTTTATGGCATAGCCGCCTTGTTTGTTGCCAACTTTGTCCTGCATTCATTAATGTAGTACTGAAAAAGAGACTTGGGGAGGAGGAATGACATGACACTTATACAATCATTCACAGAAGGACAGGAAGTTACGGGGTATTATCTATTAAAATCTGTAAACGTGAAGCAGACTAATTCTACACCCCCGAAGGATTATTTCGATATTATTCTTTCAGATACCAGCGGGGAAATCTCGGCCAAGTACTGGGATGCTTCTTCAACGGACAAGGAAACATTTTTTGCACCCATGCTGGTTAAGGTGCGGGGTGTAGTTCAGTTGTACCGTGAGCGCCTGCAATTTAAGGTTAATAAAATCCGTCCGGTATCGGATGATGAAGGTTATAATATTACCGATTTTGTGCGTGCGGCTCCTGTTCCGCCAAATGATCTCGTATATACAATCAAAACAGCTGCATCCAGTATTCAGGATGTGGAGATGCAGGTCATT
Encoded here:
- a CDS encoding NCS2 family permease — encoded protein: MKSGFWQKSLGLRPGDNWKKELIAGAVSYFSVVYIVMVNANILHDAGMPLKAAMIGTILTSIAGCLLMAFGGKSPIVVVPGMGINAFFTYTLVHSMKLGWEEALMVVAVTGVLFTIVTFTSLYRIISEAIPQNLQHGITVGIGLFLTFIGLQKSEIVIAHQTTFVTIGHFSDPSVIVACITLLLALVLFIRGIQGGLLISILAGTGLAYLLGAVKPAQQMESGHIFKQYGAIFGHLSWSGIGSLVFWIAVFLLLLIVVFENIGLIAAQTRMIERPENFKGSLRALSLTNIFAGIFGSSPVVAAAETTAGIAAGGRTGLTSLVSAVLFGATFFFIPLLAYIPDSAIAPILIVIGGLMVQNVKEMDFGDLTEAFPAFLIMVMIPFTYSIVDGMAFGFIAYPVVKLARGKGRDVSPVLYGIAALFVANFVLHSLM